A single window of Cytobacillus luteolus DNA harbors:
- a CDS encoding ABC transporter ATP-binding protein — translation MNVIEVQNLRKEFKSYSSRSGLSGAFRDLFTRNYKVLAAVDNISLTVRQGEMVGYIGENGAGKSTTIKMLTGILTPTAGSITVNGMNPHKQREEFVRTIGVVFGQRSQLWWDIAVQESFRLLKKVYRVSDEDYNRHMGHVIETLEIGPLLDKPVRKLSLGQRMRCELAAALIHNPPLLFLDEPTIGLDVLVKLKIRKFLKEINEQYKTTILLTTHDLTDIEALCERVVLLDEGKIIYDGKLNQLQAQAVEGKQVEFDFLKVITNADLPTIQNVTWEQKDATTWLAFVNGDEQLVSQIIRDVIQKNPIKNVRINEVSTEEIVRKIYEEGMALS, via the coding sequence ATGAACGTAATTGAAGTTCAAAATTTGCGTAAGGAATTTAAGTCATATTCAAGTCGTTCAGGCTTGTCAGGAGCTTTTCGTGACTTGTTTACTCGTAATTATAAAGTGCTTGCGGCTGTTGATAATATTTCGTTAACGGTAAGGCAAGGTGAGATGGTCGGGTATATTGGAGAAAACGGTGCTGGAAAGTCGACTACTATTAAGATGTTAACCGGCATCCTAACACCAACTGCAGGCTCGATTACTGTAAATGGGATGAATCCACATAAGCAACGTGAAGAGTTTGTTCGTACGATTGGAGTCGTATTTGGTCAGCGTTCTCAGCTATGGTGGGATATTGCTGTGCAGGAATCTTTTAGATTGTTAAAAAAGGTGTACCGTGTATCGGATGAGGATTATAACAGACACATGGGCCATGTGATTGAGACGTTAGAAATTGGGCCTTTATTAGATAAGCCAGTTCGAAAACTGTCTCTTGGCCAAAGAATGCGCTGTGAATTAGCAGCTGCTCTTATTCACAACCCTCCCCTCCTCTTTTTGGATGAGCCTACGATTGGATTGGATGTATTAGTTAAGTTAAAGATTCGTAAGTTTTTAAAAGAGATCAATGAGCAGTATAAAACTACGATTCTACTAACGACCCATGACTTAACAGATATCGAGGCACTTTGTGAAAGAGTTGTGTTATTAGATGAAGGAAAAATCATATATGACGGTAAGCTTAATCAACTCCAAGCTCAAGCGGTTGAAGGTAAACAAGTTGAATTTGATTTTCTGAAGGTCATCACAAATGCTGACCTCCCTACTATACAAAATGTAACTTGGGAACAAAAAGACGCGACCACTTGGCTTGCTTTTGTAAACGGGGATGAGCAACTTGTATCCCAAATCATTAGAGATGTTATTCAAAAGAACCCGATTAAAAATGTTCGAATCAATGAAGTATCAACGGAAGAGATCGTCCGCAAGATTTATGAAGAAGGAATGGCCCTCTCATGA
- a CDS encoding VOC family protein: MKLGAFSVSLNVKDIHASKEFYENLGFHVLSGDINQNWLIMKNGDSVIGLFQGMFDKNILTFNPGWNQNAENIDTFTDIREIQNHLKEKGMKMLTETDAVNEGPAHFTIEDPDGNLILVDQHR; the protein is encoded by the coding sequence ATGAAACTAGGTGCGTTTTCTGTAAGTTTAAATGTCAAAGATATTCATGCTTCAAAAGAATTTTACGAGAACCTTGGTTTTCACGTGTTAAGTGGTGATATCAATCAAAACTGGTTAATTATGAAGAATGGTGATTCCGTCATTGGTTTATTTCAAGGGATGTTTGATAAGAACATTCTTACCTTTAATCCTGGATGGAATCAAAATGCAGAAAATATCGATACTTTTACGGACATACGGGAAATCCAAAATCATTTAAAAGAAAAAGGAATGAAAATGTTAACTGAAACAGATGCTGTTAACGAAGGTCCAGCTCATTTCACAATTGAAGATCCAGATGGCAATCTCATTCTTGTTGATCAACATCGATAA
- a CDS encoding putative quinol monooxygenase, translated as MNKFSLFGKFTVQEGKREEMVDILLEAAKSMKDLDGCEIYLVNISDSEPNTVYVYEVWNDETAHQASLTLESTQTLITRAKPIISGMERIGTLKTMGGKGI; from the coding sequence TTGAACAAATTTAGTTTATTTGGAAAGTTTACAGTGCAAGAAGGGAAACGTGAGGAAATGGTAGATATTTTGCTAGAAGCAGCAAAATCAATGAAAGATTTGGATGGATGCGAGATATACCTTGTAAATATTTCTGACAGTGAACCAAATACTGTCTATGTTTATGAAGTGTGGAATGATGAAACTGCCCATCAAGCCTCTCTTACCCTTGAATCTACACAAACGCTAATAACTCGTGCGAAGCCAATCATTTCCGGAATGGAGAGAATCGGCACTCTAAAAACAATGGGTGGAAAGGGTATTTAA
- a CDS encoding TetR/AcrR family transcriptional regulator yields MTSQKLDRRKKYTRMVLKDHLVKLLSVKQISSITVKEICELADINRSTFYSHYSDQYDLLDKLEDEIIEDMKGYLSQFSYKKEEDSSEVIEKLLEYFASKYEICTTLLNDKIHTTFQKKVMIFANHFFMENWRAVTNLDEEPSEYMSTFIISGSIHVIKNWLNKGMDRTPKEMAEIINSLIYKGLFGVK; encoded by the coding sequence ATGACTAGCCAAAAACTAGACAGAAGAAAAAAATATACTCGGATGGTACTAAAGGATCATCTAGTGAAGCTATTAAGCGTAAAGCAAATTTCATCGATTACGGTAAAAGAGATTTGCGAACTTGCAGATATCAACCGTTCAACATTCTACTCACATTATTCCGATCAATATGACTTGCTAGATAAGTTAGAAGATGAAATCATAGAGGATATGAAGGGGTATCTAAGTCAGTTTAGTTATAAGAAAGAGGAAGACTCCTCTGAGGTTATTGAAAAATTACTTGAATACTTTGCATCAAAGTATGAAATATGTACAACACTTCTTAATGATAAGATACACACTACCTTTCAGAAGAAAGTGATGATTTTCGCCAATCATTTCTTTATGGAAAATTGGAGAGCTGTTACCAACCTAGACGAAGAGCCATCTGAATATATGAGCACATTTATCATCAGTGGTAGTATTCACGTTATAAAAAACTGGCTAAACAAAGGGATGGATAGAACTCCAAAAGAAATGGCTGAAATTATAAATAGTCTTATCTATAAGGGTCTTTTTGGAGTGAAGTAA
- a CDS encoding efflux RND transporter permease subunit, with protein sequence MIGIAARIIKHKKPVAIIFTVLTIICSVAMLGVSVNYDMTEYLPDDAQSTKALEIMEQEFEGSVPTNRVMVNNVSIQEALAFKEKLDEIDGVSDVTWLDDVIDIKAPLEMADKEVVETYYKDGKALFSFSIRDGEEVAIADEIYNLIGEENAMAGESLNTATQQKMAGNESMYAAALLVPIIILILVVSTNSWVEPLFFLTAIGVSVLINMGTNIFLGEVSFVTQSVAPILQLAVSLDYAIFLLHSFAYYRERVADPHEAMELAMKKSFSAIAASASTTFFGFIALSFMEFEIGSDLGINLVKGILLSFISVMVFLPALTLLFYKWIDKTKHKPLLPRINKKGSTVVKMRYPSLVLVLLLLVPAFLAQGQTDFTYGIGDQPETTRAGSDLIKIKEHFGESTPIVLLVPKGDTPKEEELVQELEKIAHVTSVIAYVNTVSAVIPPEYLDTSIREQFYSENYSRIILQTDTKNEGELAFHLIEQVQRTAQNYYGKEAYTIGESVTLYDIKTTVQKDNKLVNLLTILTIAFVLIVTFKSISIPIVLLLTIQSAVWINLSVPYFTDSSLVYVGYLLISIIQLAATVDYAILLTDAYKDYRKEMPVFEAVKKTLDEKIFAIAISGAILSSVGFILWITSSNPIVSSIGLLLGRGALLAFIMVVFFLPAMLLVFDKFIRKTTWKANFFKENDS encoded by the coding sequence ATTATAGGTATTGCAGCACGAATTATTAAACATAAAAAACCAGTAGCAATTATCTTTACCGTTCTCACAATTATCTGTTCAGTAGCTATGTTAGGGGTGTCGGTAAACTATGACATGACAGAGTACTTACCAGATGACGCTCAGTCTACAAAAGCATTGGAGATTATGGAACAAGAATTTGAGGGAAGTGTTCCTACAAATAGAGTGATGGTGAATAATGTCTCTATTCAAGAGGCCCTTGCTTTTAAAGAAAAACTGGATGAAATTGATGGGGTATCAGATGTAACCTGGTTAGATGATGTCATTGATATAAAAGCTCCACTTGAAATGGCTGATAAAGAGGTTGTGGAAACCTACTATAAAGATGGCAAGGCCTTATTTTCGTTTAGTATACGAGATGGAGAAGAAGTGGCAATTGCCGATGAAATCTATAACCTTATTGGTGAAGAAAATGCAATGGCAGGTGAGTCGCTCAATACAGCTACCCAACAAAAGATGGCTGGAAACGAATCGATGTATGCAGCTGCATTATTAGTTCCAATTATCATCCTCATTTTAGTTGTATCGACCAATTCATGGGTTGAACCATTATTCTTTTTAACAGCTATAGGTGTCTCGGTGTTAATAAACATGGGAACAAACATTTTTCTTGGAGAAGTATCTTTTGTTACACAATCAGTAGCACCTATCTTACAATTAGCTGTTTCCTTAGATTATGCTATTTTTCTACTTCATAGCTTCGCTTATTACAGAGAGAGGGTAGCAGATCCTCATGAAGCAATGGAGCTTGCGATGAAGAAGTCCTTCTCTGCAATTGCAGCTAGTGCGTCAACTACGTTTTTCGGTTTTATTGCATTATCATTTATGGAGTTTGAAATTGGTTCAGATCTAGGAATTAACCTTGTAAAAGGGATTTTATTAAGTTTTATTAGCGTTATGGTCTTTTTACCAGCGTTAACACTATTATTTTACAAATGGATTGATAAAACGAAACATAAACCACTACTTCCTAGAATCAATAAAAAGGGCAGTACTGTTGTGAAAATGCGATACCCGAGTTTAGTACTGGTTTTACTACTACTTGTACCAGCCTTTTTAGCACAAGGTCAGACGGATTTCACTTATGGAATTGGGGATCAGCCAGAGACGACAAGGGCAGGAAGTGATTTGATTAAAATTAAGGAACATTTCGGAGAGAGTACACCTATTGTCTTACTTGTACCTAAGGGTGATACCCCTAAGGAAGAAGAACTGGTTCAAGAATTAGAGAAAATTGCACATGTGACAAGTGTAATTGCCTATGTTAATACTGTAAGTGCTGTGATTCCTCCGGAGTATTTAGATACATCAATTAGAGAACAATTTTATTCTGAAAATTATAGTCGAATTATCTTGCAAACTGATACAAAAAACGAGGGAGAACTAGCATTTCATTTAATTGAACAGGTCCAACGTACAGCACAAAATTATTATGGTAAAGAGGCTTATACAATTGGAGAAAGTGTAACCTTGTATGATATAAAAACTACGGTTCAAAAAGATAACAAGTTAGTTAACTTGTTAACCATCCTAACGATTGCGTTCGTTCTGATTGTTACTTTTAAATCGATTTCAATTCCTATAGTTCTTCTTTTAACGATTCAATCAGCTGTTTGGATTAATCTTTCTGTACCATACTTTACGGATTCATCCTTAGTTTATGTAGGGTATTTGCTTATCAGTATCATTCAGCTGGCTGCGACGGTAGACTATGCAATCCTTCTAACTGATGCCTATAAAGACTATCGAAAAGAGATGCCTGTGTTTGAAGCTGTTAAGAAAACACTCGATGAGAAAATATTTGCGATTGCGATTTCTGGTGCCATATTATCGAGTGTAGGTTTTATTTTATGGATTACCTCGTCTAATCCAATTGTTTCATCAATTGGATTACTACTAGGAAGAGGTGCGCTACTGGCATTTATTATGGTCGTGTTTTTCTTACCAGCTATGTTATTGGTATTCGATAAATTCATTAGAAAAACAACATGGAAAGCAAACTTTTTTAAGGAGAATGATTCATGA
- a CDS encoding YhgE/Pip domain-containing protein, whose translation MRRITKLLLVFAAILLVLPTFLVTAASNDSKSGGEQGKISSKDEVVYAKLSATGERQEIYVVNILDIEKAGSIVDYGSYISLKNLTDLSQLKLADNRVEFTAQEGKFYYQGNINDEPLPWEITVAYYLNGNKITPEELAGKDGRVEIRIATLANEQVDPVFFKNYLLQISLSLNLDLFGNIQSPDGIQANAGKNKQITFTVMPEKEEEFIVEADVVRFELDGIDITAIPSSMSIDAPNINEMTDDMETLADAIKEINNGVGELNNGVSDLNNGVKSLSNGSKKYKDGIASIAGSSSELISASKSIEEALETFSTALANPEETGIGDLRELETGLAQMSDGLTITAEGLATLKDNYVNAYSALNSSMEAIPDYVITEEQIQQLYNSGANQTVVNQLIETYSAARKAKGTYLAVKEAFDAVTATLEQVSGSLAEMANGIDKMAKGLADAQADTNVADTLAQLQEGLSQLSSNYKAFHTGLVDYTGGVGQLSSVYHEMHTGIAELSKGTGELGKGVGKLHDGTTELHESTNNLPAQMKEEVREMMAEFDKSDFEPVSFVSPRNENIHSVQFVFKTESIKKEEPIETVKLDQEPKGFWARLMELFK comes from the coding sequence ATGAGGAGAATAACAAAATTATTACTTGTCTTTGCAGCAATCCTCTTAGTTCTGCCGACTTTTCTTGTAACAGCAGCTTCAAATGACAGTAAGTCAGGGGGAGAACAAGGAAAAATCTCCTCAAAGGATGAAGTGGTGTATGCTAAGCTTAGCGCGACTGGTGAGAGACAAGAAATATATGTAGTAAACATATTAGATATTGAAAAAGCAGGAAGTATAGTGGACTATGGTTCGTATATCAGTCTAAAAAACTTAACGGATTTATCGCAACTAAAACTAGCAGACAACAGGGTGGAATTTACTGCTCAAGAGGGAAAATTTTATTATCAGGGGAACATAAATGATGAACCGTTACCATGGGAAATTACAGTTGCATATTACTTAAATGGGAATAAAATTACACCTGAAGAGCTTGCAGGAAAAGACGGACGTGTAGAAATCCGAATTGCAACTTTAGCTAATGAGCAAGTAGATCCTGTCTTTTTTAAGAACTATTTATTACAAATTTCTCTTTCACTCAATCTAGACCTTTTTGGCAACATTCAGTCACCTGACGGGATACAGGCAAATGCAGGAAAGAACAAACAAATAACATTTACGGTCATGCCTGAAAAAGAGGAAGAGTTTATCGTCGAAGCGGATGTTGTGAGGTTCGAGCTAGACGGGATAGATATCACAGCCATCCCATCTTCTATGTCGATTGATGCACCAAACATTAATGAAATGACAGATGATATGGAAACATTGGCAGATGCCATTAAAGAGATTAACAATGGCGTGGGAGAATTAAATAACGGTGTAAGTGATTTAAACAATGGTGTAAAAAGTTTAAGTAATGGTTCAAAGAAATATAAAGATGGAATTGCTTCAATAGCTGGTTCTTCTTCTGAACTTATATCTGCATCAAAAAGCATAGAAGAAGCACTTGAAACTTTCAGTACAGCTCTTGCAAATCCAGAAGAAACCGGGATCGGTGATTTGAGAGAGTTAGAAACTGGGCTCGCTCAAATGTCAGATGGATTAACAATTACAGCAGAAGGATTAGCTACTTTAAAAGATAATTATGTTAATGCTTATAGTGCGTTAAATAGTTCAATGGAAGCTATTCCAGATTATGTGATTACAGAAGAGCAAATCCAACAACTCTATAACAGTGGTGCAAATCAAACGGTAGTTAATCAATTAATTGAAACCTACTCAGCTGCACGTAAAGCAAAAGGAACCTATTTAGCTGTAAAAGAAGCATTTGACGCAGTAACTGCAACTTTAGAGCAAGTCAGCGGTTCTCTTGCAGAAATGGCAAACGGTATAGACAAAATGGCAAAGGGTCTTGCAGATGCACAGGCAGACACAAATGTTGCCGATACCCTGGCGCAACTACAGGAAGGACTTAGTCAATTATCTTCAAATTATAAAGCGTTTCATACTGGATTAGTGGACTATACAGGGGGAGTAGGGCAATTATCTAGCGTTTATCATGAGATGCACACTGGAATTGCAGAGCTTTCTAAAGGAACGGGTGAATTAGGAAAAGGTGTTGGTAAGCTTCATGATGGAACAACTGAACTTCATGAATCGACTAACAACTTACCGGCACAAATGAAAGAAGAAGTTCGTGAAATGATGGCAGAGTTTGATAAATCCGATTTTGAACCAGTTTCCTTTGTTTCACCAAGAAATGAAAACATCCATTCTGTTCAATTTGTTTTTAAAACAGAAAGTATTAAAAAGGAAGAACCAATAGAGACTGTAAAATTAGATCAAGAACCAAAAGGATTCTGGGCTCGTTTGATGGAGTTATTTAAATAA
- a CDS encoding nuclear transport factor 2 family protein — MSMEQQPTSTFSLKEKAVSFLKLVASGKVREAYERFIAPDFKHHNPYFRGDAESLMLAMEDDAANNPQKELEVKQVIQENETVTVFSHVKQNPGDLGFALVHIFQFKDDKIVELWDIGQAIPDNSTNENGMF, encoded by the coding sequence ATGAGTATGGAACAACAACCAACATCTACCTTTTCGCTTAAAGAAAAAGCAGTTTCTTTTCTTAAGCTCGTAGCATCAGGTAAAGTACGTGAAGCTTATGAGAGATTCATAGCACCTGACTTCAAACACCACAACCCTTATTTCCGTGGAGATGCAGAATCTCTTATGCTCGCGATGGAAGATGACGCAGCAAATAACCCTCAGAAGGAACTTGAGGTAAAACAGGTTATTCAAGAAAATGAGACAGTTACGGTATTCTCCCATGTGAAGCAGAATCCAGGTGACCTTGGTTTTGCACTTGTACATATTTTTCAATTTAAAGATGATAAAATAGTTGAGTTATGGGATATTGGCCAAGCGATTCCAGACAATTCAACTAATGAAAACGGTATGTTCTAA
- a CDS encoding SDR family NAD(P)-dependent oxidoreductase, with amino-acid sequence MNKTVLITGATSGLGYDFVKLFANDGYNLVLVARSTQKMEEIKQTFKNIKVTIITKDLTRVGAAKEVYEEIEKQGIFIDVLVNNAGYGLMGEFDKLDLQAQVNMIQLNVTALTELTYYFLPKMKEKNSGRILNVASTAAFQPGPLMAVYYATKAYVLSFSEALVEELYNHSITVTTLCPGATKTNFGSVASVEGTKMFSRAMSSESVAKEGYIGLLKGKRVIITGNFNKMGAISAKFLPRSLAAKVAKYVAGEK; translated from the coding sequence ATGAACAAAACAGTATTAATAACTGGAGCAACTAGTGGATTAGGCTATGATTTTGTAAAACTATTTGCAAATGATGGATACAATCTTGTCCTAGTTGCGAGAAGTACACAAAAAATGGAGGAAATTAAACAAACCTTCAAAAATATAAAGGTTACAATTATCACAAAAGATTTAACTAGAGTTGGAGCAGCCAAAGAGGTATATGAGGAAATTGAAAAACAAGGGATATTCATCGATGTCCTAGTGAACAATGCAGGATATGGTTTAATGGGTGAGTTTGATAAACTTGATTTGCAGGCTCAGGTAAATATGATTCAATTGAACGTGACAGCTTTAACTGAATTAACGTATTACTTCTTACCGAAAATGAAAGAAAAGAACAGTGGTAGAATTTTAAATGTTGCTAGTACAGCAGCTTTTCAGCCAGGTCCTTTAATGGCGGTATATTATGCTACGAAGGCATATGTCCTATCATTTTCAGAAGCACTTGTTGAAGAACTGTACAATCATTCAATTACAGTTACCACCTTATGTCCTGGTGCAACAAAAACGAATTTTGGCTCAGTTGCAAGTGTCGAAGGAACAAAAATGTTTAGTCGAGCTATGTCCTCTGAGAGTGTTGCAAAAGAAGGCTATATTGGTTTATTAAAAGGAAAGCGGGTTATTATTACAGGCAACTTTAATAAAATGGGAGCAATTAGTGCTAAATTTCTACCAAGAAGCCTTGCTGCAAAAGTAGCTAAATATGTAGCAGGAGAAAAATAA
- a CDS encoding ArsR/SmtB family transcription factor: protein MAQQAIEVFRACIPLFNALSDPARQDIVLLLAEHESLSVNEIANHSKLSRPAISHHLKIMRDNNLVTIEQIGTVRNYSLSLEKSVKQLKQLINIVESECIFDDKGEKDDV, encoded by the coding sequence ATGGCACAACAAGCAATTGAAGTATTCAGAGCATGTATTCCTTTATTCAATGCTTTAAGTGACCCCGCAAGGCAAGATATCGTTCTTTTACTTGCAGAACATGAGTCACTTAGCGTAAATGAGATTGCCAACCATTCAAAGTTGTCCCGTCCAGCTATTTCACACCATTTAAAAATTATGAGGGACAACAATCTTGTGACTATCGAACAAATAGGAACTGTACGAAATTATTCTCTCTCTCTAGAAAAAAGTGTAAAACAGCTTAAGCAACTAATAAACATTGTTGAGAGTGAATGTATTTTTGATGATAAGGGTGAGAAGGATGACGTTTGA
- a CDS encoding DNA alkylation repair protein encodes MTFEEIMIKLEELGTDQTKQIYLNHGVKEPYFGVKIGDLKKLVKYVKKDHELTLKLYDSGNHDAMYLAGLSVNPKLISKETLQDWVQKAYWYMIAEYTVAQVAAESGYGLELAREWMKSEQEMIAVAGWSTYSNYLSITSNEELDFSEIRDLLNKVRETIHDEHNRVRYVMNGFVISVGSYVPELTKEAKQVAEAIGKVHVDVGNTACKVPLAVEYIEKVVDKNKVGIKRKTCIC; translated from the coding sequence ATGACGTTTGAAGAAATAATGATAAAGCTTGAAGAACTAGGTACGGACCAAACTAAGCAAATTTATTTAAACCATGGGGTAAAGGAACCTTACTTTGGCGTAAAGATCGGAGACTTAAAAAAGCTTGTAAAGTATGTTAAAAAAGACCATGAGTTAACATTGAAGCTATATGATTCAGGAAATCATGATGCCATGTATCTGGCAGGTCTTTCCGTTAATCCAAAGCTCATCTCAAAAGAAACTTTACAAGATTGGGTGCAAAAAGCTTACTGGTATATGATAGCAGAATACACAGTCGCACAGGTTGCAGCTGAAAGTGGGTATGGCCTTGAATTGGCCAGAGAATGGATGAAATCAGAGCAAGAAATGATTGCAGTTGCGGGTTGGAGTACGTATTCAAATTACCTATCAATTACATCTAATGAAGAATTGGACTTCTCTGAAATTAGAGATTTGTTGAACAAGGTAAGAGAGACAATTCATGATGAGCATAACAGAGTAAGATATGTTATGAATGGATTTGTGATTTCTGTTGGGTCTTACGTTCCAGAGTTAACAAAAGAAGCTAAGCAAGTAGCTGAAGCCATTGGGAAGGTTCATGTTGATGTCGGCAATACAGCATGTAAAGTTCCACTTGCAGTAGAATATATAGAAAAAGTAGTTGATAAAAATAAAGTCGGTATCAAGCGTAAGACTTGTATTTGCTGA
- a CDS encoding PH domain-containing protein, producing the protein MKYRSKKDLWLTIIVWGAMLFSIGNSTYALMESEVGAVGYFIILAIGIGLPFFVLWMWITTYYVFTEDSLIVRFGPFKKTVPLDSITSVKKTTNPFSSPALSMKRLEILYGKYNIVLISPENRDTFMELLRERCPQANVGK; encoded by the coding sequence ATGAAATATCGCTCTAAGAAAGACCTATGGCTGACAATTATTGTCTGGGGAGCAATGCTCTTTTCTATTGGAAACAGTACCTATGCTTTGATGGAAAGTGAAGTGGGAGCTGTGGGTTATTTCATTATTTTAGCGATTGGAATAGGACTTCCATTTTTTGTACTGTGGATGTGGATAACAACGTATTATGTTTTCACTGAAGATAGTTTAATCGTAAGGTTTGGCCCTTTCAAAAAAACTGTCCCACTTGATTCAATTACTTCAGTGAAAAAAACTACAAATCCATTCTCTAGTCCGGCACTTTCTATGAAAAGGTTAGAAATTTTGTATGGGAAGTACAATATAGTGCTTATCTCACCAGAAAATCGAGATACTTTTATGGAATTGCTTAGAGAGCGTTGTCCTCAAGCAAATGTGGGCAAATAG